The proteins below are encoded in one region of Phaseolus vulgaris cultivar G19833 chromosome 1, P. vulgaris v2.0, whole genome shotgun sequence:
- the LOC137815533 gene encoding uncharacterized protein, with protein MANVTGQIPLPRLTKATRYDNWSIQMKALLGSQDSWEVVEEGFEEPTNTTGYTAAQTKALKETRSKDNAALYMLYKAIDEAIFEKIAGASTSKEAWDILEKVFKGADRVKQVRLQTLRGELENMKMMESESVSDYITRVQAVVNQLNRNGETLIDARVVEKILRTLTDNFESIVCAIEESKDLATLTVDELAGSLEAHEQRKKKKKEETLEQALQTKASIKDEKVLYHQNSQYRGRGRGSRGNGRGGKGNNHEGY; from the coding sequence aTGGCGAATGTGACGGGTCAAATACCGCTACCACGGTTAACGAAGGCGACCAGATATGACAACTGGAGCATTCAAATGAAAGCTCTTCTCGGTTCTCAGGATTCATGGGAGGTGGTcgaagaaggttttgaagaaccaACAAATACCACGGGTTATACGGCGGCTCAAACCAAGGCGTTGAAAGAGACGCGATCGAAAGATAATGCAGCTTTGTACATGTTGTATAAAGCTATTGACGAGGCAATTTTTGAGAAGATTGCTGGTGCGTCCACTTCAAAGGAAGCATGGGACATATTGGAGAAGGTGTTCAAAGGAGCTGACCGAGTTAAGCAAGTGCGTCTACAAACTCTGCGTGGCGAGTTGGAGAACATGAAGATGATGGAGTCAGAAAGTGTATCTGACTACATCACGCGTGTACAGGCTGTGGTGAATCAACTCAACCGAAACGGTGAAACTCTGATCGATGCACGAGttgtggagaagattttgagaacATTAACAGACAATTTTGAGAGTATTGTGTGCGCAATAGAGGAGTCAAAGGACCTTGCGACACTCACAGTCGACGAGCTTGCCGGTTCTCTCGAGGCACACGAGCAacggaagaagaagaagaaggaagaaaCACTCGAGCAAGCACTTCAAACCAAGGCGTCAATCAAAGACGAAAAGGTACTCTATCATCAAAATTCTCAATATAGAGGGCGTGGTCGTGGAAGTCGTGGAAACGGTCGTGGTGGAAAAGGCAACAACCATGAAGGGTACTAA